One region of Polaribacter pectinis genomic DNA includes:
- a CDS encoding polysaccharide deacetylase family protein, producing the protein MLTIVNYHYIRESFNTKYPSIFGMTNVQFKKQLLLLKNQGDFLSINEFNNNYQDIIASKDNFNLITFDDGLKEQYINAYSILKELDLEAYFFLNALNFKEKKVSLVHKIHLLKSILEPKLFLEKLKKELKYTFSKSDTERSCKIYRFDTIVNAELKYLLNFLFPNDSKATIINKLFDNYFDEKEVNSSLYMAESEVLELSEKNMIGNHTYSHKHLGVLNKDELNKEIVESKKYLEKVTKSVINTISYPYGTEEVINENVLETATESYHKFGFTTEKGINDSNQNLLLLKRFDCNDLIGGKSYEG; encoded by the coding sequence ATGCTTACAATAGTTAATTACCATTACATAAGAGAATCTTTTAATACCAAATATCCAAGTATTTTTGGGATGACAAATGTTCAGTTTAAAAAACAATTGTTATTGTTGAAAAATCAAGGAGATTTTCTTTCTATCAATGAGTTTAATAACAACTACCAAGATATTATTGCATCTAAAGATAATTTTAATTTAATTACTTTTGATGATGGCTTAAAAGAACAATATATTAATGCATATAGTATTTTAAAAGAATTGGATTTAGAAGCCTACTTTTTTTTAAATGCATTAAATTTTAAAGAAAAAAAAGTAAGTTTAGTTCATAAAATACATCTTTTAAAATCAATTTTAGAGCCCAAACTTTTTTTAGAAAAACTAAAAAAAGAGTTGAAGTACACCTTTTCTAAATCAGATACAGAAAGAAGCTGTAAAATTTATAGGTTTGATACTATTGTAAATGCAGAACTTAAATATTTATTAAATTTTTTATTTCCTAATGACAGTAAGGCTACTATAATTAATAAACTATTCGATAATTATTTTGATGAAAAAGAAGTGAATAGTAGCTTATATATGGCAGAATCTGAAGTTTTAGAATTATCAGAAAAGAATATGATTGGTAATCATACTTACAGTCACAAACATTTAGGTGTTTTAAATAAAGATGAATTAAATAAAGAAATTGTTGAATCAAAAAAATATTTAGAGAAGGTAACTAAATCTGTTATTAATACAATTTCTTATCCTTATGGAACAGAAGAAGTAATTAATGAAAATGTTTTAGAAACTGCAACAGAATCATATCACAAATTCGGTTTTACTACAGAAAAAGGAATAAATGATTCAAATCAAAATTTATTATTATTAAAAAGATTCGATTGTAACGACTTAATAGGAGGCAAAAGTTATGAAGGTTAG
- the neuB gene encoding N-acetylneuraminate synthase translates to MNNYIEIQGRKIGKDYTPFVIAEIGINHEGSLKVAKEMVDAAHRAGAECVKHQTHIVEDEMSGEAKKVIPGNADVSIYEIMKRCALDEEDEIALKEYVESKGMIFISTPFSRAASERLERMNVSAYKIGSGECNNYPLLEHIASFGKPVILSTGMNTIKSVAKAVAIFDKANVPLALLHTTNLYPTPVHLVRFGAMQELSEAFPKNVFGLSDHTLTNHACLGAVALGASILERHFTDHKQRTGPDIVCSMDENDCKELIEGSNLIWQMRGGTKEPAKEEQVTIDFAFATVVTIKPIKKGDIFTKENIWVKRPGTGEVLAEEFNSILGKIATNNIENDHHLTYKDF, encoded by the coding sequence TTGAACAATTATATAGAAATACAAGGCAGAAAAATAGGAAAAGATTACACTCCTTTTGTAATAGCAGAAATAGGTATTAATCATGAAGGCTCATTAAAAGTTGCCAAAGAAATGGTAGATGCAGCTCATAGAGCAGGGGCAGAATGTGTAAAACACCAAACTCACATTGTAGAAGATGAAATGAGTGGTGAAGCTAAAAAAGTTATTCCAGGTAATGCAGATGTTTCAATTTATGAAATTATGAAACGTTGTGCATTAGATGAAGAAGATGAAATTGCATTAAAGGAATATGTAGAAAGTAAAGGTATGATTTTTATTTCTACACCTTTTTCAAGAGCCGCGTCAGAGAGATTAGAAAGAATGAACGTTTCTGCCTATAAAATTGGTTCTGGAGAATGTAATAACTATCCATTATTAGAGCACATTGCATCTTTTGGCAAACCAGTAATTTTAAGTACTGGTATGAATACAATTAAAAGTGTAGCCAAAGCTGTAGCAATTTTCGATAAAGCTAATGTGCCTTTAGCTTTATTACATACTACAAACTTATATCCAACACCAGTGCATTTAGTTCGTTTTGGAGCCATGCAAGAACTGTCAGAAGCATTTCCAAAAAATGTTTTTGGCTTATCAGACCATACACTTACAAATCATGCTTGTTTAGGTGCTGTAGCTTTAGGAGCTTCAATTTTAGAACGTCATTTTACAGATCACAAACAAAGAACAGGGCCAGACATCGTTTGTTCAATGGACGAAAATGATTGTAAAGAATTAATAGAAGGAAGCAATTTAATTTGGCAAATGCGAGGAGGTACAAAAGAACCAGCCAAAGAAGAACAAGTAACTATAGACTTTGCTTTTGCAACAGTAGTTACTATAAAACCAATTAAAAAAGGAGACATTTTTACTAAAGAAAATATTTGGGTTAAAAGACCAGGAACTGGAGAGGTTTTAGCAGAAGAATTTAATTCTATTTTAGGTAAAATTGCCACAAACAATATTGAAAACGATCATCATTTAACCTATAAAGATTTTTAA
- a CDS encoding glycosyltransferase: MKFAIITHAFHKKDSNNIYAYEPYVREMNLWCKYVSEVKIVAPISVGEISTIEEKYLQKNISITKIPSFNTLNFSNKLKSVFLIPVILFKIFRAMLWADHIHLRCPGNIALLGCFVQILFPFKPKTVKYAGNWDPKSKQPISYRIQKWLVSNTFLTRNCKVLVYGKWENQSKNIIPFFTASYNNNEIEELEKKDLSSLIKFIFVGAFSEGKQPLVSVKLIEALIAKNIDVRLNMYGEGSEFEKVSNYVLKNNLSDKIILHGNKPKEVIKEAYKDSHFLIFISKSEGWPKVVAEAMFWSCLPISTKVSCVDYMLDYGKRGTIVSPTIKVEELLKIVIAYINNNEIYLEQSLQAKKWSQNYTLDNFEKEIKKILLGE; encoded by the coding sequence TTGAAATTTGCAATCATAACACATGCTTTTCATAAAAAGGATTCAAATAACATTTATGCCTATGAACCTTATGTTAGAGAAATGAATTTATGGTGTAAATATGTTTCTGAAGTAAAAATTGTTGCGCCTATCTCAGTTGGTGAAATTTCTACAATTGAAGAAAAATACCTTCAAAAAAATATTTCTATTACTAAAATACCAAGTTTTAATACACTTAATTTTAGTAATAAGTTAAAATCTGTTTTCTTAATTCCGGTAATTCTATTTAAAATTTTTAGAGCAATGTTATGGGCAGATCATATTCATTTAAGATGCCCAGGAAATATTGCATTATTAGGCTGTTTTGTTCAAATTCTTTTTCCTTTTAAACCGAAAACAGTTAAATATGCTGGTAATTGGGACCCTAAAAGTAAACAACCTATAAGTTATAGAATTCAAAAATGGCTTGTGTCAAATACTTTTCTAACCAGAAACTGTAAAGTTTTAGTTTATGGAAAATGGGAAAATCAATCAAAAAATATTATTCCATTTTTTACTGCTTCTTATAATAATAATGAAATTGAGGAACTAGAAAAGAAAGATTTATCATCTTTAATAAAATTTATATTTGTTGGTGCTTTTTCTGAAGGAAAACAACCATTAGTAAGTGTAAAATTGATTGAGGCATTAATTGCGAAAAACATAGATGTTAGGTTAAATATGTATGGTGAAGGTTCAGAGTTTGAAAAGGTTTCTAATTATGTTTTAAAAAATAATCTTTCAGATAAAATCATTTTACATGGTAATAAACCGAAAGAAGTTATAAAAGAAGCTTATAAAGATTCTCATTTTTTAATTTTTATATCAAAGTCAGAAGGATGGCCAAAAGTGGTAGCAGAAGCTATGTTTTGGAGTTGTTTACCAATTTCCACAAAAGTTTCTTGTGTAGATTATATGTTAGATTATGGTAAAAGAGGTACTATTGTATCTCCAACAATTAAGGTCGAAGAATTATTGAAGATTGTTATAGCTTATATTAATAATAATGAGATTTATTTAGAACAAAGTTTACAAGCAAAAAAATGGTCTCAAAACTATACTTTAGATAATTTTGAAAAAGAAATTAAGAAAATTTTATTAGGTGAATAA
- a CDS encoding Gfo/Idh/MocA family protein, protein MSKKILIVGLGSIGQRHLRNLLSLGYKDICLVRRNAAVLKEFPDLKVYKSIREACENMSFNTVIIATPTANHYKDFLEISSFKIQNIYIEKPITHSVEEALKINEISNKLNLNVVVGYDLHFDLGLLKIKELLEENKVGKLCSFQVEVGQYLPDWRPHEDYRNGMSAKVALGGGVMLDLIHEFDYVNWLFGPIKYIFGKNKQISNLEIETEDVSMNIVETKQGVLGTISLDYLQKELSRTCKIVGDKGTIIWNYKECKVLWMTHGNLTWQEFEYSHIERNDRFINIIKTFMNADFKDLDVRLSTVNSAIKSLNMVINVKKSNIENKFIEL, encoded by the coding sequence TTGTCAAAAAAAATACTAATTGTTGGTTTAGGCTCAATTGGGCAAAGACACTTAAGAAACCTATTGTCTTTAGGCTATAAAGATATTTGTTTGGTAAGAAGAAATGCTGCTGTTTTAAAAGAGTTTCCAGATTTAAAAGTTTATAAATCAATTAGAGAGGCTTGTGAAAATATGTCTTTTAATACTGTAATTATTGCAACTCCAACAGCAAATCATTATAAAGATTTTTTAGAAATATCGAGTTTTAAAATTCAAAATATTTATATTGAAAAACCAATAACACATTCCGTAGAAGAAGCATTAAAAATTAATGAGATTTCTAATAAACTTAACTTAAACGTTGTTGTTGGCTATGATTTACATTTCGATTTAGGTTTATTAAAAATAAAAGAATTACTAGAAGAAAATAAGGTTGGGAAACTTTGCTCATTTCAAGTTGAGGTTGGGCAGTACTTACCAGATTGGCGACCACATGAAGATTATAGAAATGGAATGAGTGCAAAAGTTGCACTTGGTGGTGGAGTTATGTTAGATTTAATTCACGAATTCGACTATGTAAATTGGCTTTTTGGCCCCATAAAATATATTTTTGGTAAGAATAAGCAGATTAGCAATTTAGAAATAGAAACCGAAGATGTTTCTATGAACATTGTTGAAACCAAACAAGGAGTATTAGGAACAATCTCTTTAGATTACTTACAAAAAGAACTTTCTAGAACTTGTAAAATTGTGGGTGATAAGGGAACAATCATATGGAACTATAAAGAGTGTAAAGTTCTTTGGATGACTCATGGTAATTTAACTTGGCAAGAATTCGAATACTCTCACATCGAAAGAAACGATAGATTCATCAATATTATAAAAACTTTTATGAATGCTGATTTTAAAGATTTAGATGTAAGGTTGTCTACTGTAAATAGTGCAATAAAGTCTTTAAATATGGTTATAAATGTAAAAAAGTCTAACATAGAAAATAAATTTATTGAATTATGA
- the neuC gene encoding UDP-N-acetylglucosamine 2-epimerase, whose translation MKKLVFLTGTRADFGKLKSLIKITQESSNFDVQIFATGMHLDEKYGLTVNEIYKSGFNNVATYKNHAGAEFMDRTLAKTILGFSEYISKQKPDLIVVHGDRVEALAGAIVGSLNNILVAHIEGGEISGTIDELIRHSVSKLAHLHLVSNDEAKKRIIQMGELESSVYVIGSPDLDLMNPNNLPDIDKVKEYYSIYFNEYAIAMYHPVTTEYENIKDQVAIFVDSLLASNKNYVVIFPNNDLGTEEILEEYKRLENNSKFIIFPSLRFENFLRLLQNANFIIGNSSAGIREAPFYKVPTIDIGSRQNNRSKGSSILNVAHKSSEILTAIENSVALKSEKIDISEFGEGNSNTVFLHLLNSEEIWNVNCQKQFQDL comes from the coding sequence ATGAAAAAACTGGTATTTTTAACAGGAACTCGTGCAGATTTTGGGAAACTAAAATCACTTATTAAAATCACCCAAGAATCTTCAAATTTCGATGTGCAAATTTTTGCAACAGGAATGCATTTAGATGAAAAATATGGTTTAACTGTTAATGAAATTTATAAAAGCGGATTCAATAATGTTGCAACATACAAAAATCATGCAGGAGCAGAATTTATGGATAGAACTTTGGCTAAAACCATATTAGGTTTTTCTGAATATATATCAAAACAAAAACCAGATTTAATAGTTGTTCATGGAGATAGAGTAGAAGCTCTAGCAGGGGCCATAGTTGGTAGTTTAAATAATATTTTGGTTGCACATATAGAAGGAGGAGAAATTTCCGGAACTATAGATGAGTTAATCAGACATTCTGTAAGTAAATTAGCACATCTTCATTTAGTATCAAATGATGAAGCTAAAAAAAGGATTATTCAAATGGGAGAATTAGAAAGCTCCGTTTATGTTATTGGTTCGCCAGATTTAGACTTAATGAATCCTAACAACTTACCAGATATAGATAAGGTAAAAGAATATTATAGTATTTATTTTAATGAATATGCAATTGCAATGTATCATCCTGTAACTACAGAATATGAAAACATTAAAGATCAAGTTGCAATTTTTGTAGATAGTTTATTAGCGTCAAATAAAAACTATGTTGTTATTTTCCCTAATAACGATTTAGGTACAGAGGAAATTTTAGAGGAATATAAGAGATTAGAAAATAATTCAAAATTCATAATATTTCCATCATTGCGTTTTGAAAATTTTTTAAGATTACTTCAAAATGCAAATTTTATAATAGGCAACTCTAGTGCGGGTATTAGAGAAGCACCATTTTATAAAGTTCCAACTATAGATATTGGTTCTAGACAAAATAATAGATCTAAAGGAAGTTCAATCTTAAATGTTGCACACAAATCATCAGAAATTTTAACTGCAATAGAAAATAGTGTAGCATTAAAATCTGAAAAAATTGATATTTCTGAATTTGGAGAAGGTAATAGCAATACTGTTTTCTTACATTTGTTAAATTCTGAAGAAATTTGGAATGTAAATTGCCAAAAGCAATTTCAAGATTTGTAA
- a CDS encoding SDR family oxidoreductase, giving the protein MENNLFDLSGKIALVTGGAGLLGSEHAIALASHGAKVYLADINEEKCQDKAAKIDFDEIYPIKLDVTSKENWQEVVSKIVEKEGSLDILVNNAGYTNSTKTSAFDKTFENFSLDDWNSIMNVNLTGTFLGCQTVGNQMIKQKKGSIINIASLYGVVSPNHKMYPGTGIVQPVAYTVSKHGVVALTKYVATWLAEKGVRVNSLTPGGIFDGHDGLFLERFKNLNPIGRMSDKSELRGGIVYLASDASSHMIGHNLVIDGGWTAW; this is encoded by the coding sequence ATGGAAAATAATTTATTCGATTTATCAGGAAAGATAGCTTTAGTAACTGGTGGCGCAGGATTATTAGGTTCAGAACATGCAATTGCATTAGCTTCACACGGAGCAAAAGTATATCTAGCAGATATAAATGAAGAAAAATGCCAAGATAAAGCTGCTAAAATTGATTTTGATGAAATTTATCCAATAAAGTTAGATGTAACTAGTAAAGAAAATTGGCAAGAAGTTGTTTCTAAAATTGTAGAAAAAGAAGGTAGTTTAGACATTTTAGTAAATAATGCAGGTTATACAAACAGCACTAAAACTTCTGCTTTCGATAAAACTTTCGAAAACTTCTCTTTAGACGATTGGAATTCAATTATGAATGTAAACTTAACTGGTACGTTTTTAGGTTGTCAAACTGTTGGTAATCAAATGATAAAACAAAAAAAAGGGTCAATAATTAACATTGCATCTTTATATGGAGTTGTTAGCCCTAATCATAAAATGTATCCAGGAACTGGTATTGTACAACCAGTAGCATACACAGTTAGTAAACATGGTGTTGTAGCTTTAACAAAATATGTAGCAACTTGGTTAGCAGAAAAAGGAGTTCGTGTTAATTCTTTAACTCCTGGTGGAATTTTTGATGGTCATGATGGATTGTTTTTAGAGCGTTTTAAGAATCTAAATCCAATTGGTAGAATGAGCGATAAAAGTGAATTAAGAGGAGGAATTGTTTATTTAGCTTCAGATGCAAGTTCTCATATGATAGGCCATAATTTAGTTATAGATGGTGGTTGGACAGCTTGGTAA
- a CDS encoding glycosyltransferase family A protein gives MRIGQNPEKKKFNKIEYKQHRVIIPVYIPDSHDQYFNNLFSVLKISIDSLLKTTNKTQTNITIINNNCKKEVTNYLDSLLQDKIIDKHVKLSTNYGKVYTILSEAKASYEQLITIADADVFYFSNWLSNTIQVFNNYKKAGVVAPLPMPQSAYYCNHSLFFDKLLKVKKGKVVLDEDILLFEKSVNSKISIEKNNWFKNQLYLEKNRSKTCVGAGHFIATYRKEVLDKINVEKPKYIFENGAETFHLDNPIDKLGYYRLSTIKTFAYHLGNNIPNWVKEYKFSELNLTENSNKIKFSNSFIPYKIKEITAKIYRKLTTI, from the coding sequence ATGAGAATAGGGCAGAATCCTGAAAAAAAGAAATTTAATAAGATAGAGTATAAACAGCATAGAGTAATAATTCCTGTTTATATTCCAGATTCTCATGACCAATATTTTAATAATTTATTTTCAGTATTAAAAATCTCTATAGATTCTTTACTTAAAACAACCAATAAAACTCAAACAAATATTACCATAATTAATAATAATTGTAAAAAAGAAGTCACTAATTATTTAGACAGTTTATTACAAGATAAAATAATCGATAAACACGTTAAACTATCTACTAATTATGGTAAGGTTTACACAATTCTATCAGAAGCAAAAGCAAGTTACGAGCAATTAATAACAATAGCAGATGCAGATGTTTTTTACTTTTCTAATTGGTTAAGTAATACAATTCAAGTTTTTAATAATTATAAGAAAGCAGGTGTTGTAGCCCCATTACCAATGCCACAATCTGCTTATTATTGCAATCATTCATTATTTTTTGATAAATTACTAAAAGTAAAAAAAGGTAAAGTTGTATTAGATGAAGACATTTTATTGTTTGAGAAAAGTGTTAACAGTAAAATTTCAATTGAAAAAAATAATTGGTTTAAAAATCAACTATATTTAGAAAAAAATAGGAGTAAAACGTGTGTAGGAGCAGGTCATTTTATTGCAACTTATAGAAAAGAAGTTTTAGATAAAATTAACGTAGAAAAACCAAAATATATCTTTGAAAACGGAGCTGAAACATTTCATTTAGATAATCCCATAGACAAATTAGGTTATTATAGACTTTCAACTATAAAAACGTTTGCTTATCATTTAGGTAATAACATACCAAATTGGGTAAAAGAATATAAATTTAGTGAGTTAAATCTTACAGAAAACAGTAATAAAATTAAGTTCAGTAATTCTTTTATACCTTATAAAATAAAAGAGATTACTGCAAAAATATATAGAAAATTAACAACCATTTAG
- a CDS encoding glycosyltransferase family 4 protein, protein MHICFISSEFPLPNISFGGIGTFLLTYTELLIKNGHKVSIVGVNSNEVDTKINDVSIYYAKKSTIKGFSWYFNSKSVSKLIHKIHQENKIDILEAQEGGFAFVKIPTGVKKIVRLHGGHHFFHAFENKKLNFKKAFLEKITFRKTDAVIATSEFVKKQTSKFIDFSNKNNITINNPIPVSQFYPADKNKVIKGAAVFAGSICEKKGIRQLCLAIPKIIEKFPEFHLYIYGRDWFFPDGTLYKDWMLAQFSDEIINKITFRNTVTYAELPKVYEFAEICVFPSHMEVQGLVAPEAMCMEKVVVFTEYGPGPETIDDEVNGFLCKPLEIESISNTIIKVFNKREEHNEIGVNARKKVIGKFSPENIYLKNNNFYKSLIK, encoded by the coding sequence ATGCATATTTGTTTTATTTCTAGTGAGTTTCCGCTACCAAATATATCTTTTGGAGGTATAGGTACCTTTTTGTTGACTTACACAGAATTACTCATTAAAAACGGACATAAAGTTTCTATTGTTGGTGTTAATTCTAATGAAGTTGACACAAAAATAAATGATGTATCAATTTATTATGCAAAAAAATCTACTATTAAAGGATTCTCTTGGTATTTTAACTCTAAATCTGTTTCTAAATTAATTCATAAAATTCATCAAGAAAATAAAATAGATATTTTAGAAGCACAAGAAGGTGGTTTTGCGTTTGTAAAAATCCCCACAGGTGTAAAAAAAATAGTACGCTTGCATGGAGGACATCACTTTTTTCATGCTTTCGAAAACAAAAAACTAAATTTTAAAAAAGCTTTTCTAGAAAAAATAACTTTTAGAAAAACAGATGCTGTAATTGCAACATCAGAATTTGTAAAAAAACAAACTTCAAAATTTATAGATTTTTCTAATAAAAATAACATCACTATAAATAACCCAATTCCTGTTTCTCAATTTTATCCAGCAGATAAAAATAAGGTTATAAAAGGAGCAGCCGTTTTTGCTGGTTCAATTTGTGAAAAAAAAGGAATTAGACAGCTTTGTTTAGCTATTCCTAAAATAATTGAAAAATTTCCTGAATTTCACTTGTATATTTATGGTAGAGATTGGTTTTTTCCAGACGGAACATTATACAAAGATTGGATGTTAGCTCAATTTTCTGATGAAATAATAAATAAAATTACTTTTAGAAATACGGTTACCTATGCAGAATTACCAAAAGTATATGAATTTGCAGAAATTTGTGTGTTTCCCTCACACATGGAAGTTCAAGGTTTAGTTGCTCCAGAAGCTATGTGTATGGAAAAAGTAGTTGTTTTTACAGAATATGGACCAGGACCAGAAACAATAGATGATGAGGTTAATGGGTTTTTATGTAAACCTTTAGAAATAGAAAGTATTTCTAATACAATTATTAAAGTTTTTAATAAAAGGGAAGAACATAATGAAATTGGAGTAAATGCAAGAAAAAAAGTAATTGGTAAATTTTCTCCAGAAAACATCTATTTAAAAAACAATAATTTTTACAAATCTCTAATTAAATAA
- a CDS encoding GNAT family N-acetyltransferase → MKVREANIEDWNKLYTFYKRIYRENHPLHQREFWLWQYGEKKHGRAFICLNDKDEVVGHVGANFGNNIAWIINVFLDVECRGKGVLRQLYDLARAYYPLAATAANEAGLGLYRNMGWIRYYDLVRYVKVNPNIKNITTENVCKPIEVDINSIVYNQGHYFNQPTLQGIKIENSTGISQPKVGGLRFVDLENVKLTEEKAWELGFLWVDYITSWNDLKVKELEKNNWTLDYKNVVPWRLDPIVENYFCDITFLSEKPLDNKFIVHRSYSDHGRVGSI, encoded by the coding sequence ATGAAGGTTAGAGAAGCAAACATAGAAGATTGGAATAAATTATATACTTTCTACAAAAGAATTTATAGGGAAAATCATCCATTACACCAAAGAGAGTTTTGGCTTTGGCAATATGGAGAAAAAAAACATGGTAGAGCTTTTATTTGTTTAAATGATAAAGATGAAGTTGTTGGTCATGTTGGTGCAAATTTCGGAAATAATATTGCTTGGATTATTAACGTGTTTTTAGATGTAGAATGCAGAGGTAAAGGTGTTTTAAGACAATTATACGATTTAGCTAGAGCATATTACCCTTTAGCAGCAACAGCTGCTAATGAAGCAGGACTTGGTTTGTACAGAAATATGGGGTGGATTAGATATTACGATCTTGTAAGATATGTAAAGGTAAACCCTAATATTAAAAATATTACTACCGAAAACGTTTGTAAACCAATAGAAGTAGATATTAATTCAATAGTGTATAATCAAGGACATTATTTTAATCAACCAACTTTACAAGGTATAAAAATAGAAAACTCTACAGGGATTTCTCAACCAAAAGTAGGAGGTTTAAGATTTGTAGATTTAGAAAATGTTAAACTTACAGAAGAAAAAGCTTGGGAGTTAGGTTTTCTTTGGGTTGATTATATTACCTCTTGGAATGATTTAAAAGTGAAAGAACTAGAGAAAAATAATTGGACATTAGATTATAAAAATGTGGTTCCTTGGAGATTAGATCCTATAGTTGAAAATTACTTTTGTGATATTACATTCCTATCAGAAAAACCATTAGATAATAAGTTTATTGTTCATAGGTCTTATTCAGATCATGGTAGAGTAGGTAGTATATAA
- a CDS encoding TylF/MycF/NovP-related O-methyltransferase, which yields MKKLYNLENQFDYENGFYATADPSRFGKFMTHLELFKLSSSIPGEIVELGVFKGNSFFRWIKLREVLEQTKSRKIIGFDVFGEFPETDFENDKGRREAFIDETNGGVGISFEEINELLEKQNLKKNVDIIKGNILITLDKYLDENPHLKISLLHIDVDIYEPVKHILEKLYHRVTKGGIIILDDYGTFSGTNKAVDDFLDDTVEIKKLPFSHAISYIVK from the coding sequence ATGAAGAAGTTATACAATCTAGAGAATCAATTCGATTATGAAAATGGTTTTTACGCCACTGCAGATCCTTCTCGTTTTGGGAAATTTATGACACATTTAGAACTTTTTAAATTATCTTCATCTATACCTGGCGAAATTGTTGAGTTAGGTGTTTTTAAAGGAAATTCTTTTTTTAGATGGATAAAATTAAGAGAAGTTTTAGAGCAAACTAAAAGTAGAAAAATTATAGGTTTTGATGTTTTTGGTGAATTTCCAGAAACAGATTTCGAAAACGATAAAGGTAGAAGAGAAGCTTTTATAGATGAAACAAATGGTGGTGTTGGTATTTCTTTTGAAGAAATAAATGAACTGTTAGAAAAACAAAATTTAAAAAAGAATGTAGATATAATAAAAGGAAACATCTTAATTACATTAGATAAATACTTGGATGAAAACCCACATTTAAAAATTTCACTTTTGCATATAGATGTAGATATTTATGAACCGGTAAAACATATTTTAGAAAAACTATATCATAGAGTTACCAAAGGCGGAATAATTATTTTAGATGATTATGGTACTTTTTCGGGAACAAATAAAGCTGTAGATGATTTTTTAGATGATACTGTAGAAATTAAAAAACTTCCTTTTTCGCACGCAATATCATACATTGTAAAGTAA
- a CDS encoding acylneuraminate cytidylyltransferase family protein, whose translation MIVGSICMRGGSKGVKGKNYRNLLGKPLLSYTINCAKSSKLLEDVIISSDSDLILDLSSNYLEKEKLFKRKPELATDNASKWEVFKNLVLEYEAKNKVKITHLVDLDVTVPRRLPEHIDSCIKLSKETNADVIITGYEPERNPYFNMMEEQKDGTAVIVKKSETPIKNRQEAPNVYSLTPAVYVIKREALFNYDHWSDATCRIHPIPRDLAIDIDTELDFKLVEFLMNEDGK comes from the coding sequence ATGATAGTTGGTAGTATTTGTATGAGAGGAGGCTCTAAAGGTGTTAAAGGGAAAAACTATCGTAATTTGTTAGGGAAACCTTTATTAAGTTATACAATTAATTGTGCAAAATCTTCTAAACTTTTAGAAGATGTTATTATTTCTTCAGATAGCGACTTAATTTTAGATTTATCTAGCAACTATTTAGAAAAAGAAAAATTATTCAAAAGAAAACCAGAGTTAGCAACAGATAATGCATCAAAATGGGAAGTTTTTAAAAATCTTGTTTTAGAATATGAAGCAAAAAATAAAGTAAAAATTACACATTTGGTAGATTTAGATGTTACTGTACCAAGAAGATTGCCAGAACATATAGATAGTTGTATAAAATTATCAAAAGAAACAAATGCAGATGTTATTATAACGGGTTATGAACCGGAAAGGAATCCGTATTTTAATATGATGGAAGAGCAAAAAGACGGAACAGCTGTTATTGTAAAAAAATCTGAAACACCTATAAAAAACAGACAAGAAGCACCCAATGTTTATAGCTTAACACCAGCTGTTTACGTCATAAAAAGAGAAGCTTTGTTTAATTACGACCATTGGTCAGATGCAACTTGTAGAATTCATCCAATTCCAAGAGATTTGGCAATAGATATAGATACAGAATTAGATTTTAAATTAGTAGAATTTTTAATGAATGAAGATGGAAAATAA